The Nitrospirales bacterium genome includes a window with the following:
- a CDS encoding AAA family ATPase, with amino-acid sequence MSRFEHESLLQLQVYLNQQVIGQEGLILRLLIALLADGHLLVEGAPGLAKTTAIKSLASGIEADFHRVQFTPDLLPADITGTDIYRPQDGSFAFQQGPIFHNLLLADEINRAPAKVQAALLEAMAERQVTIGRKSYPLPELFLVMATQNPIEQEGTYPLPEAQLDRFLLYVQVGYPDLESERKIAQLVRRQAQMSLMTRGEAQAPIPQKIIFSARQEILHLHLAPSLEEYIVQLVVATRDPSPYSRELARWVRYGASPRATIGIERCARAHAWLAGREYVSPEDIQAIAADVLRHRILLSFEAEAENITSDHVITEILSRVAVP; translated from the coding sequence ATGTCTAGATTTGAACACGAAAGCCTGCTGCAGCTTCAGGTCTACCTCAACCAACAGGTCATCGGACAGGAAGGACTTATCCTTCGTCTGCTGATTGCGCTGCTGGCCGATGGGCACTTGCTGGTTGAAGGGGCTCCCGGGCTGGCCAAGACGACCGCGATTAAGTCCCTGGCTTCCGGGATCGAAGCTGATTTCCACCGCGTTCAATTCACTCCGGATCTGCTGCCGGCCGATATCACGGGAACAGATATTTATCGTCCCCAGGATGGATCATTCGCGTTTCAACAGGGTCCCATCTTCCACAACCTGCTCTTAGCGGATGAGATTAATCGTGCGCCGGCCAAGGTGCAGGCAGCCTTGCTTGAGGCGATGGCAGAGCGTCAGGTGACGATAGGGCGGAAAAGTTATCCCCTGCCAGAATTGTTCTTGGTCATGGCGACCCAGAATCCGATCGAACAGGAAGGAACCTATCCTCTTCCCGAGGCTCAACTCGATCGATTTTTATTGTACGTCCAGGTGGGCTACCCGGATCTGGAATCGGAAAGAAAGATTGCTCAACTTGTCCGCCGGCAGGCCCAGATGTCACTGATGACGAGGGGGGAAGCTCAGGCGCCTATTCCACAAAAAATCATTTTTTCGGCACGACAGGAGATATTGCACCTTCATCTTGCCCCCAGTCTTGAAGAATATATCGTCCAATTGGTGGTCGCGACGCGTGACCCAAGTCCTTATAGCCGGGAATTGGCGCGCTGGGTGCGTTATGGAGCCAGTCCCCGGGCCACCATCGGTATCGAACGCTGTGCGCGGGCTCATGCTTGGCTTGCAGGGCGTGAGTATGTATCCCCGGAAGATATCCAAGCCATCGCCGCTGATGTCTTGCGACATCGAATACTCCTCTCGTTTGAGGCCGAGGCAGAAAACATCACATCGGACCATGTGATAACGGAGATCCTCTCTCGTGTGGCCGTTCCCTGA
- a CDS encoding Hsp20/alpha crystallin family protein — protein sequence MTLTTYAPFDTQIDRLFNDAVRAFGRDVHSWAPASNAWEDDETFGIELALPAWKSDQVNVQVDKGVLTVEGKREESGEKTEKSSRKYHVREVETASFKRSFRLPTNLQWDKADASFTDGVLTIAFPKREDAKPRQITVR from the coding sequence ATGACACTCACAACGTATGCTCCATTCGATACCCAGATTGACCGCTTGTTTAACGATGCCGTTCGCGCCTTTGGCCGGGATGTTCACAGTTGGGCTCCGGCGAGCAATGCCTGGGAGGATGACGAGACATTCGGCATTGAGCTTGCGCTACCAGCGTGGAAGTCTGATCAAGTGAATGTTCAGGTGGATAAGGGCGTCTTAACGGTGGAAGGAAAACGGGAAGAGAGCGGCGAGAAGACCGAAAAGAGCAGCAGAAAATATCATGTCCGTGAAGTTGAAACTGCCTCGTTTAAACGGTCGTTCCGTCTTCCCACAAATCTGCAGTGGGACAAAGCCGATGCATCGTTTACCGACGGTGTTCTCACGATCGCGTTCCCCAAACGGGAAGATGCGAAACCCAGACAGATTACCGTCCGCTAA
- a CDS encoding dienelactone hydrolase family protein — MKVYRELIIVSFMIGIVGLLFPLEQGFAKVITKQIPYRHGDVQLEGYLAWDDAVKGKRPGVLVVHEWWGLNEYARTRAEQLAALGYVAFAVDMYGKGKVTDHPKQAGAWMNEMTANVNEWQDRAMAGLTVLQTQEAVDTTRLAAIGYCFGGATVTQLAYRGAPVKGVVSFHGALPLPSADQEIATNVKMLIAHGNEDPFLKEEHIQRFRNALDKAGVDWQMVIYAGARHSFTNPAADKVGIDALKYDKKADERSWKQMQIFFDEVF, encoded by the coding sequence ATGAAAGTTTATCGAGAACTCATCATCGTTTCATTCATGATAGGAATCGTCGGTCTGTTGTTTCCACTGGAACAGGGTTTTGCAAAAGTTATCACGAAACAGATCCCTTATCGTCATGGTGACGTTCAGTTGGAGGGTTACCTTGCATGGGATGATGCCGTGAAGGGCAAACGCCCTGGCGTACTCGTCGTACACGAGTGGTGGGGCTTAAATGAATATGCCAGAACAAGGGCCGAGCAATTGGCCGCGCTGGGCTATGTCGCGTTTGCGGTAGACATGTATGGAAAAGGGAAAGTAACGGATCATCCCAAGCAAGCAGGAGCCTGGATGAATGAAATGACCGCGAATGTGAATGAATGGCAGGATCGTGCCATGGCAGGGCTTACAGTATTGCAAACGCAAGAAGCCGTCGATACGACGCGACTGGCGGCCATCGGGTATTGTTTCGGCGGAGCGACAGTGACGCAACTGGCCTATCGAGGTGCTCCCGTAAAGGGCGTCGTGAGTTTTCATGGAGCCTTGCCATTACCAAGCGCTGATCAGGAGATTGCCACAAACGTGAAAATGCTTATCGCGCATGGAAACGAAGATCCCTTTCTCAAGGAAGAGCACATTCAACGATTTCGCAATGCGTTAGACAAAGCCGGAGTGGATTGGCAGATGGTCATCTACGCGGGCGCGCGTCACAGTTTTACCAATCCAGCGGCCGATAAAGTCGGAATAGATGCTCTCAAGTATGATAAGAAGGCAGACGAACGCTCATGGAAGCAGATGCAGATCTTTTTCGACGAAGTGTTTTGA
- a CDS encoding glycosyltransferase family 39 protein yields the protein MKQISRNGWGHWFVLGTMGLLAFFYNLPVSLFGVTEGLYASVTETMVRTGAYVHPTLHGEPYLHKPPMFFWLQAFSTESWGMNEAALRLPSAFCSFGTVVATYWIGRTLFSSTAGFWAALVMLTCYASVWFGQMAIIDPVLTFSMTLGTLGFVRAYFMEEQSWWYVIGFIALAFGAMVKNLHAFALPVALFVALLIIRRDGTPFKTRYFWLGIATFVLLVGGYYVYLGQEFIQHYVLKENLQRMTKLAGDTQGSALDAYFGKRPIVWYLFVIWFDCFPWSALLPAGLLLLWRQKPRRHYPRETFILLWVLGYILAFSLFPEKHERYLMPMIPGIALMIGYVYHRVFDAQDFDLWTFPSSKRMLVLLSLLLMVVIFLAPYLLEKKWNLPSDIFPFMYQVGFLFGAGVLMYAVSTAHARAALNMVGVLAVGLMMSLVLIIVPGINAVASPKLLMSEVQSYLKTPNDPIQTFQHWNWRSDEDLYYWLHVHKNQRIIGENQTDEKALESLQKEVRQTGSLVILMTEHQFRQIIQPAAGLTSTILREFPRPKRKILLVSIQTVS from the coding sequence ATGAAGCAAATCAGTCGGAACGGTTGGGGACATTGGTTTGTACTCGGAACAATGGGCCTGCTGGCCTTCTTTTACAATCTTCCGGTCTCCCTATTTGGCGTGACCGAAGGGCTCTATGCGTCCGTGACCGAGACGATGGTCCGAACGGGTGCCTATGTGCATCCGACTCTGCATGGTGAGCCCTACCTCCATAAACCTCCGATGTTCTTCTGGCTCCAGGCATTCTCTACAGAATCTTGGGGAATGAATGAAGCCGCCTTACGGCTACCGAGCGCCTTCTGTAGTTTCGGAACTGTCGTGGCGACCTATTGGATAGGGAGAACCTTGTTTTCATCGACAGCTGGCTTTTGGGCGGCCCTGGTGATGCTGACGTGCTACGCATCCGTATGGTTCGGGCAAATGGCAATCATTGACCCCGTCCTTACCTTTTCGATGACCTTGGGCACGCTGGGATTCGTGCGAGCCTATTTCATGGAAGAACAGTCATGGTGGTACGTCATCGGGTTTATCGCCTTGGCATTCGGCGCCATGGTGAAAAACCTTCACGCGTTTGCGCTGCCTGTGGCCCTCTTTGTCGCGCTTCTGATCATTCGTCGTGATGGAACACCCTTCAAAACCCGTTACTTTTGGCTGGGAATCGCCACGTTTGTCCTACTCGTCGGAGGGTACTATGTCTACTTGGGGCAAGAGTTTATTCAGCATTATGTCTTGAAAGAAAATCTGCAGCGCATGACGAAATTAGCGGGAGACACGCAAGGCAGCGCACTGGATGCCTATTTTGGGAAACGCCCGATTGTCTGGTATCTTTTCGTGATCTGGTTTGACTGTTTCCCATGGTCTGCATTACTTCCCGCCGGGTTGCTCCTTCTCTGGCGACAAAAACCTCGACGCCACTATCCAAGAGAAACGTTCATTTTACTGTGGGTGTTGGGATACATCCTGGCCTTTTCGTTGTTTCCTGAGAAACATGAGCGTTATCTCATGCCGATGATTCCGGGAATCGCGCTCATGATCGGGTATGTGTATCATCGCGTGTTCGACGCGCAAGACTTCGATCTATGGACGTTTCCATCGAGCAAGCGCATGCTTGTACTGTTGAGCCTTCTGCTTATGGTCGTCATTTTCCTGGCCCCCTATCTGTTAGAAAAAAAATGGAATCTGCCTTCCGACATATTTCCATTCATGTATCAAGTGGGCTTTCTATTCGGCGCTGGAGTTTTGATGTATGCCGTCTCTACAGCCCACGCGCGTGCGGCACTCAATATGGTAGGGGTCTTAGCTGTGGGTTTGATGATGAGTCTTGTCCTGATCATCGTGCCAGGGATTAACGCTGTCGCTTCTCCTAAACTGCTTATGTCGGAAGTGCAGTCTTATCTGAAAACTCCGAACGATCCGATTCAAACCTTTCAACACTGGAATTGGAGAAGCGATGAGGATTTATATTACTGGCTCCACGTGCACAAGAATCAACGTATCATCGGCGAGAATCAGACTGATGAAAAAGCATTGGAATCACTGCAAAAGGAGGTGCGTCAAACAGGATCATTGGTAATCCTCATGACTGAACACCAGTTTCGGCAAATCATTCAACCAGCCGCAGGTCTGACCTCAACGATTTTGAGGGAATTTCCAAGACCGAAACGGAAAATTCTATTGGTTTCGATTCAGACCGTGTCTTAA
- a CDS encoding DUF2278 family protein, which produces MPLHRYGLLKGRPIQSRLGMGQSPHYQIHLVDDETDYRIAINVKSKLSPSELLYVVNDRFQHPLLAELETQPPGFTALPSQPNGLALDFIRGNLFDRDSLIPLPHDVPGPDNDLNEKIDAHVTRALAEEDAVVYAFGERWGPEADSRDKYFGFRPGNGIHDIHMNQGNVGRFVSDDGVWQDGALFMHFPSEDRWVAIFLAFQSQSWHTDDQTGHAIAMEPGEDPQGQINIVAARVNPLDGDVGKETVTLLNPTPHPVDISGWGILDKNKRRETLTGGIEPGEAVRVTLTGNGAQLSNKGGIITLVDQDGTKIDGVSYTIRDAERQGWTLVF; this is translated from the coding sequence ATGCCGCTACATCGATACGGTCTGCTAAAAGGACGGCCAATTCAATCGCGTTTGGGTATGGGACAAAGCCCCCACTATCAAATTCATCTCGTCGATGACGAGACGGACTATCGTATTGCCATCAACGTGAAATCAAAACTGAGTCCGTCGGAATTGTTGTACGTCGTCAATGACCGGTTTCAACATCCACTGCTGGCAGAATTGGAAACACAGCCTCCGGGTTTTACGGCTCTTCCGAGTCAACCCAATGGTTTGGCGTTGGATTTTATTCGAGGAAATCTGTTTGATCGAGATTCCCTGATTCCCCTTCCCCATGACGTACCCGGGCCGGATAATGATTTGAATGAAAAAATTGACGCCCATGTAACACGAGCGCTCGCGGAAGAAGACGCCGTCGTGTATGCATTTGGTGAGCGGTGGGGGCCAGAGGCCGACAGTCGGGACAAGTATTTCGGTTTTCGACCGGGGAATGGTATTCATGATATCCACATGAATCAGGGGAATGTTGGACGGTTTGTGAGCGATGACGGCGTCTGGCAAGATGGGGCGCTGTTCATGCACTTTCCCAGTGAGGATCGGTGGGTAGCGATATTTCTGGCGTTTCAGTCGCAGTCGTGGCACACCGACGATCAGACCGGGCACGCCATTGCGATGGAACCTGGGGAGGATCCGCAAGGGCAGATCAACATTGTGGCCGCACGAGTCAACCCGCTAGATGGTGATGTAGGAAAAGAAACCGTCACGCTTTTGAATCCAACGCCACATCCAGTGGATATTTCAGGTTGGGGAATTTTGGATAAGAATAAGAGGCGTGAAACACTGACCGGCGGCATAGAACCGGGTGAAGCCGTGCGAGTGACGTTAACGGGGAACGGCGCACAACTTTCGAACAAAGGCGGGATCATAACGCTGGTCGATCAAGACGGTACGAAGATCGATGGCGTTTCGTATACGATACGCGATGCCGAGCGGCAGGGGTGGACGTTGGTTTTCTGA
- a CDS encoding type II toxin-antitoxin system VapC family toxin, with product MGPGTLTRIPSGSRVALDTVTFIYFLERHPVFYDSAKNLFERIEKGMIEAVASTLVLTELLVPAFRDHLSSSAQNVFGLLTHFPHLELIDVNARIAYDASRLRAESSLRTPDALHLATALAQHADWFVTNDRALTKLRNLPLNIGLFSHA from the coding sequence ATGGGACCGGGAACGCTAACCCGAATTCCCTCTGGCAGTCGAGTTGCGCTCGATACGGTCACGTTTATCTACTTCCTTGAACGACACCCTGTTTTTTACGATTCTGCTAAAAATCTGTTTGAACGTATTGAAAAGGGGATGATCGAGGCCGTAGCCTCAACGTTGGTTTTGACAGAACTGCTGGTGCCGGCATTTCGCGATCACCTATCGTCGAGTGCACAGAATGTGTTTGGTTTGCTGACGCATTTTCCTCATCTCGAGCTCATCGACGTGAACGCCCGGATTGCCTATGATGCATCACGGCTTCGAGCCGAGTCCTCACTTCGAACCCCTGATGCCTTGCATCTGGCCACGGCGCTCGCTCAACACGCTGACTGGTTTGTGACGAATGACAGGGCATTAACCAAGCTCCGTAACCTTCCACTGAACATCGGGTTGTTCTCTCACGCTTGA
- a CDS encoding AbrB/MazE/SpoVT family DNA-binding domain-containing protein, whose translation MPDATLSSKHQLVLPAAVRKQLGINPGDQIDVQVEGDHAILRKVPKSYVQALETITTASSWKGYARKLKDDRGQWDRER comes from the coding sequence ATGCCCGATGCCACCTTAAGTTCCAAGCATCAACTGGTTTTGCCAGCCGCCGTCCGAAAGCAATTGGGAATCAACCCCGGTGATCAAATCGATGTTCAAGTAGAAGGCGATCATGCCATCCTTCGAAAAGTTCCCAAATCCTACGTACAAGCGCTTGAAACAATTACCACTGCATCTTCGTGGAAGGGATATGCTCGTAAGTTGAAGGATGATCGGGGACAATGGGACCGGGAACGCTAA
- a CDS encoding porin family protein, producing the protein MSVWIGAIMWLSVGLFGTNDVQAAEPSSQKPWSVGGALGYLANTPDGAAFALNFTGDVRLNERASFGPLLQLGFTGDLTLVGFSGQGKYAFPIEGSDKFKVLLQGGIGFVHADAGPSDTSFLIPLGVGLDYQINPQLAFKSDFLLNFTDLDHRGSYNDTNVMPSLTFGVRF; encoded by the coding sequence ATGAGTGTATGGATAGGTGCCATCATGTGGTTGAGTGTTGGGTTGTTCGGCACGAACGACGTACAAGCTGCAGAGCCATCGTCCCAGAAACCGTGGAGTGTTGGCGGGGCCTTGGGGTATTTGGCGAATACCCCTGATGGTGCCGCGTTTGCTCTCAATTTTACTGGAGATGTCCGTCTCAACGAACGCGCATCCTTTGGACCCCTTCTTCAATTGGGTTTTACGGGTGATCTCACACTCGTTGGGTTTTCCGGGCAAGGCAAATATGCTTTTCCCATCGAAGGAAGCGACAAATTCAAGGTTCTGCTGCAGGGCGGTATCGGATTTGTCCACGCCGACGCAGGGCCGTCGGATACTTCATTTCTTATTCCCTTGGGGGTGGGGCTCGATTATCAAATTAACCCGCAGCTGGCGTTTAAAAGTGATTTTTTGTTGAACTTCACCGACTTGGATCATCGCGGTAGTTATAATGACACGAATGTCATGCCAAGTCTCACTTTTGGCGTGCGGTTTTAA
- a CDS encoding class I SAM-dependent methyltransferase produces the protein MMDDHRLDVFFDVHCGLPRQGPGDAKSTRKALRLCRDLPSDANILDIGCGPGAQTVVIAEALPEARITAIDAHEPYLKQLQDRAKSVACDTRISAQRHDMSQLPFTPGSFDLVWAEGSAYIMGVSHALRTWRPLLQNGGYIALTELVWLTKNPPAKASEFFTMEYPDMTTPDKIVSIIAEAGYQTLDHFTLPDHAWWDDYYTPLSTRLQSLEKKYAGDEAAMAVIELTKKELAIREQFSASYGYEFFVARK, from the coding sequence ATGATGGATGACCATAGGCTCGACGTTTTCTTCGACGTCCACTGCGGTCTTCCCCGTCAGGGACCGGGAGACGCCAAGAGTACGCGCAAAGCGCTCAGGCTTTGTCGTGACCTGCCGTCAGACGCCAACATCCTCGATATCGGATGCGGGCCAGGCGCTCAAACCGTCGTAATCGCAGAGGCCCTGCCTGAAGCTCGTATCACAGCTATCGATGCGCATGAGCCGTACTTGAAGCAATTGCAAGACCGGGCAAAATCGGTGGCATGCGACACACGAATATCGGCCCAACGGCATGATATGAGCCAACTACCGTTCACGCCTGGTAGCTTTGACCTCGTCTGGGCGGAAGGCTCAGCCTACATCATGGGGGTTTCCCACGCATTGAGAACATGGAGGCCCTTGCTGCAAAACGGAGGTTATATTGCTCTAACAGAGCTCGTGTGGTTGACCAAGAATCCCCCGGCGAAAGCCTCTGAATTTTTCACGATGGAATATCCCGACATGACCACGCCTGACAAAATCGTCTCAATAATCGCCGAAGCCGGTTATCAGACGCTCGATCACTTCACGCTCCCGGATCATGCCTGGTGGGATGACTACTACACACCACTTTCAACTCGACTCCAGTCATTGGAGAAAAAATACGCTGGCGACGAGGCCGCGATGGCGGTCATTGAATTGACGAAAAAAGAACTGGCTATTCGTGAGCAGTTCAGCGCCAGTTATGGGTATGAGTTTTTTGTGGCGAGGAAATAA
- a CDS encoding type II toxin-antitoxin system RelE/ParE family toxin has product MIIRSVRHRGLKRLIENNQTKGLRPDLVNRVRNIITALIVAEDMQMFRGGAPPGWRVHQLAGDRKGTWSVSTSGNWRITFEEESGYLDLLDLEDYH; this is encoded by the coding sequence ATGATTATTCGCTCTGTGCGCCACCGGGGTTTAAAGCGCCTCATAGAAAACAATCAAACCAAAGGCCTGCGGCCCGACCTGGTGAACAGGGTACGGAATATCATCACCGCGCTGATTGTGGCGGAAGATATGCAAATGTTTCGGGGCGGGGCCCCACCGGGATGGCGGGTGCATCAACTCGCAGGCGACCGAAAGGGCACCTGGAGCGTGTCTACCTCAGGCAACTGGCGGATCACGTTTGAAGAAGAGAGCGGGTATTTGGACTTGTTAGATTTGGAGGACTATCACTAA
- a CDS encoding HigA family addiction module antitoxin produces the protein MAKKGIKIGMKPSHPGAFIKTEILDELDLSVTKAAEVLGVRRATLSDLVNEKAALSPEMALRLEKAFHLNMDMLLQMQAWFDSTEMRKQAGKIKIVPYVSA, from the coding sequence ATGGCAAAGAAAGGGATTAAAATCGGCATGAAGCCGTCTCATCCGGGAGCGTTTATCAAAACAGAAATCCTGGATGAATTGGACTTGAGTGTGACCAAGGCCGCTGAAGTGCTAGGAGTTCGCCGGGCAACCCTGTCCGATCTGGTGAATGAAAAAGCAGCGCTTTCCCCAGAAATGGCGTTACGGCTGGAAAAAGCCTTTCACCTCAACATGGACATGTTGCTACAAATGCAAGCCTGGTTTGATAGCACCGAGATGCGCAAACAGGCGGGGAAAATCAAGATCGTCCCTTATGTATCAGCATGA
- a CDS encoding GIY-YIG nuclease family protein: MAKFTDEDDALLEELGVGIETKTSGGRTPREERIIAGFEEIQRFVDEHGSTPQHGEDRDIFERLYAVRLDRLRALTECRDLLRTLDRQGLLEGGKASSIPEVDDLDDHELLEALGVDGSSESVTELRHVRSTAEKRAAEEIANRKKCENFEEFKSMFLQVKKDLETGMRQTSPFQKMAEIQKGQWFVVGGQIAYVAEVGKEFVTEYDRRDSRLRVIYDNGTESDVLLRSLQRALHRDNAGRRITEVGYGPLFSAEIEEGDEESGTIYVLQSKSDHPVVEANRDILHKIGVTGGNIERRIGNAKLDPTFLMADVEVVATYKLSNINRSKLEHLIHRIFDPARLDIEIKDRFGNPVVPREWFLVPIFVIDEVVERIKDGTITGFQYDPVTASLTQAVK, from the coding sequence GTGGCTAAATTCACCGATGAAGACGACGCCCTGCTTGAGGAACTTGGTGTCGGGATTGAGACGAAGACGTCGGGTGGTCGTACGCCTCGTGAGGAACGGATCATCGCTGGCTTCGAGGAAATTCAGCGATTTGTTGACGAGCACGGAAGCACCCCGCAACACGGGGAAGATCGTGATATTTTCGAGCGACTCTACGCCGTGCGCTTGGATCGCCTGCGCGCCCTGACAGAATGCCGGGATCTCCTTAGGACTTTAGATCGGCAAGGTTTGCTGGAAGGTGGGAAAGCGTCATCCATTCCGGAGGTTGACGACCTAGATGACCACGAGCTTCTGGAAGCACTTGGCGTTGATGGTTCTTCGGAGAGCGTTACAGAGCTTCGACATGTCCGCTCCACCGCCGAGAAGAGAGCAGCGGAAGAAATTGCCAACCGCAAGAAGTGTGAGAATTTTGAAGAATTCAAATCGATGTTTCTTCAAGTCAAGAAAGACCTCGAAACCGGTATGAGGCAAACTAGCCCCTTTCAAAAAATGGCTGAAATTCAGAAAGGTCAATGGTTTGTTGTTGGTGGCCAGATTGCCTACGTGGCAGAAGTTGGCAAAGAATTTGTTACAGAATATGACCGGCGGGACAGCAGGCTTCGCGTTATCTATGACAATGGGACGGAAAGCGACGTTCTTTTGCGTTCACTCCAACGTGCCCTTCATCGGGATAACGCTGGACGACGCATTACAGAGGTAGGTTATGGGCCGCTATTTTCCGCCGAAATCGAAGAGGGCGACGAAGAAAGTGGCACCATCTATGTTCTACAGAGTAAGTCAGACCATCCGGTGGTCGAAGCCAATCGGGATATTCTGCACAAGATCGGTGTGACCGGCGGCAATATTGAACGTCGAATCGGCAATGCCAAACTTGATCCCACATTCCTGATGGCGGATGTGGAGGTTGTTGCCACGTACAAGCTTTCTAACATCAATCGTAGTAAGCTCGAACATCTCATTCATCGGATTTTTGATCCGGCAAGGCTTGATATTGAAATCAAGGATCGCTTTGGAAATCCCGTTGTGCCGCGCGAATGGTTTCTCGTGCCGATCTTTGTGATCGACGAGGTTGTTGAGCGCATTAAGGATGGCACGATTACAGGATTTCAGTATGATCCAGTGACTGCATCGTTAACGCAGGCAGTTAAATAA